A single genomic interval of Zingiber officinale cultivar Zhangliang chromosome 4A, Zo_v1.1, whole genome shotgun sequence harbors:
- the LOC121972970 gene encoding ubiquitin-like modifier-activating enzyme 5, translating to MQLRSDHNHDLVAIGCDLSLGSSSHPGSSLSSDRWPDAAGGGWMAEWSSYGAPSGGRPLTAHPNPNYNLGGKIKERVIKVMNLKKVGMTKRSKAKDMGAEVVDNNPYSRLMALQRMDLINLIQGIGGVGSVAIEMLTRCGIGHLLLYDYDIVELANMNRLFFCPDQVGMTKTDAAVQTLEEINPDVLLDRYSLSITTVKGFEVFVESLKREVSLKSREMSGVDVVLSCVDNYEARMVVNQRIFYRQSCNELGET from the exons ATGCAATTGCGGTCGGATCACAACCATGATTTAGTTGCAATTGGTTGCGATCTCTCCCTGGGTTCATCTTCCCATCCAGGTAGTAGTTTGAGTTCGGATAGGTGGCCGGATGCCGCTGGTGGTGGGTGGATGGCCGAGTGGTCGAGCTATGGGGCGCCGAGTGGGGGGCGGCCTCTGACCGCCCACCCcaacccaaactataacctgggTGGAAAG ATCAAAGAACGAGTTATTAAGGTTATGAATTTGAAGAAGGTTGGCATGACTAAGAGATCCAAAGCGAAG GACATGGGCGCTGAGGTTGTTGATAACAACCCCTACAGTAGGCTGATGGCGCTTCAACGTATGG ATCTTATAAACCT GATACAAGGCATAGGTGGTGTAGGCAGTGTTGCTATAGAGATGCTCACTAGATGTGGTATTGGTCACCTTCTATTATATGACTATGACATTGTAGAGTTGGCTAACATGAACAGGCTATTCTTCTGTCCCGATCAG GTAGGCATGACGAAGACTGATGCTGCTGTTCAAACCCTTGAAGAAATCAATCCTGATGTTTTGTTGGAT AGATATTCACTGAGCATTACAACTGTGAAAGGGTTTGAAGTTTTTGTTGAGAGCCTCAAAAGAGAAGTTTCTTTGAAAAGCAGAGAGATGAGTGGAGTTGATGTTGTTTTAAGTTGTGTTGACAACTATGAGGCTCGTATGGTTGTGAATCAG AGAATCTTTTACCGTCAGTCATGCAATGAACTGGGAGAGACATAA